The nucleotide sequence GGAATGTCGAGGCCGTGGCGTTCCTGATATTCGACCGACAGCGCGGAACTGACTTCTGCGGCAAGCCGGTTGAGACGGAATGGCACGAACTTGAACAGGTCGAGTCGTGCTTTTGCCTTCGGCGATGGCTGGTCTGCCTCGCGCGTCTTCAGCGCAGTGTCTGTCGTCCTCGCCAAGGAGAGCGCTCCGAATTCCAGTTGACGGCCGGCCGGCTCCGGTCCAAAATAGTTGCACGTGAGACTATCTAGCAGATCAGTCCTCTCCTGACCAGAGCCGAGGTTAGTGTATGGCGCAGGCCAGTACGCATCAGGCCAAAACCCAGTTCGGCTATCGCCGCCACCCCGACCAGGACCGTCCCGGCCAGGACGCGGCCGAGCATCCGGTCGTGATCGTCGGTGCGGGCCCGGTCGGGCTGTCGCTGGCGATCGATCTTGCCCAGCGCGGCCAGCGCGTCGTCCTTCTGGATGACGCCGACCGCATCGGCGAGGGCTCGCGCGCGATCTGCTTCTCCAAGCGCTCGCTCGAATATTGGGACCGGCTCGGCGTCGGCGACCGCATGGTCGACAAGGGCGTGGTGTGGAGCGTCGGCCGCATTTTTCACGGCGAGTCGCAGCTCTACCAGTTCAACCTGCTGCCCGAGGCCGGCCACAAGCGGCCGGCTTTCATCAACCTCCAGCAATATTACGCCGAAGCCTATCTGGTCGATCGCATCAGCGATCTGCCCGGTATCGACCTGCGCTGGCGCAACAAGGTGACGGCGCTGGAGCAGCGGAATGACTCCGTTACGCTGACGATCGAAACGCCGGAGGGCGCCTACCGCCTGCATGCGCGATATGTCGTCGCCTGCGACGGCGCGCGGTCCTCGCTGCGGCAGATGGTCGGTGCCGAGTTCGCCGGACAGGTGTTCGAAGACCAGTTCCTGATCGCCGACGTCAAGATGACGGCGGAGTTTCCGACCGAGCGCTGGTTCTGGTTCGACCCGCCGTTTCATGCCGGACGCTCGGCGTTGCTGCACCGCCAGCCCGACGATGTCTGGCGCATCGACCTCCAGCTCAATCGCTATGCCGATCCCACAGTCGAGAAGAAGCCGGAGAACGTGCGGCCGCGGATCGCGCGCATGCTCGGCCACGACAAGTTCGAGTTCGAGTGGATCTCGCTCTATAAATTCCAGTGTCGGCGGATGGATCGGTTTCTCCATGGCCGCGTGATTTTTGCGGGCGACTCTGCGCATCAGGTCTCGCCCTTCGGCGCGCGCGGCGCGAACTCCGGACTCGAGGACGCCGAAAACCTCTCCTGGAAGCTCGATCGCGTGCTGCGCGGCACTTCGCCCGCGAGCCTGCTCGAGAGCTACCATGTCGAACGCAGTCTCGCGGCCGACGAGAACATCCGCGAATCGACCCGCTCTACCGATTTCATGGCGCCGAACTCGCATCAGGAGGCGCGGCTGCGCAAGGCGGTGCTGTCGCTGGCCAAGGAGACCGAGTTCGGCAAGCGCATGGTCAATGGCGGCCGGCTCTCGGTGCCATGCAGCTACGACTCGCCGCTGTCATCGCCCGATACGGATGCGTGGCGGGGTGGGCCGTCTCCCGGCTGTTCCATGCTCGACGCACCCATTGCCGAGCAGGCCTATCTGACGGACGCATTCCGCAAAGGGGGAACAGACTTCACCTTGCTGTCGTTCAGCAATGGCGCGGCGATCGATGCGCCAGATGGGGTCAAGGATATCTGTATCGGCGGTGAGGGCGGCTTGGCCGATTCCTCGGGCCTCGTCGCGAGGCGCTATGATGCAGAGCCGGGTGCCGCCTACCTGCTCAGGCCCGATGGCTACGTTGCCGCACGCTTCCGCCATCCGACGCGTGAGGCGATCCAAGTGGCGCTGTCGCGCGCCGCAGGCGTTAATTGAGGTTTCGCATGCCGCTGTCCACCAGTTCCAACTTCGCGCGGCCAGACGACGCCTTTCGGGCCATCGTCGAGGCGCATCGCGGCCTCAGCGACGAGCAGAGTGCCGATTTCGACGCGGCGCTGGTGCTGATCCTCGCCAATCATATCGGCGACATCGAGGTGCTCAAGGAAGCGATCTTGCTCGCCAAGCGCCGTATGATCGACGGCCAGCAACAGCAACAGCAACAACAGCAACAACAATAACCCTGTGACTTGAAGGACGAGTTTATGGCGAAGAACTTCGCATCCACCGGCGATCTCTCCGAAAAGAAGATCACCTTCTCCGAGATCGGCACCGATCTCTATGCCTTCACCGCCGAGGGCGATCCGAACACAGCCATCATCGTCGGCGACGACGGCTGCCTCGTGTTCGACGCGCAGTCGACGCCGGCGATGGCGAACAAGGTGATCGAGCGCGTCAAGGCGGTTACCGACAAGCCGATCAAATATGTCGTGCTGTCGCACTATCACGCCGTGCGCGTGCTGGGCGCCTCCGCCTACAAGGCACAAGGCATCGTCGCTTCGCAGGAAACCCATCGGCTCATCGCGGAGCGTGGCCAGCAGGATTGGGATTCCGAATATGGCCGCTTCCCGCGGCTGTTCCAGGATGCCTCGAGCATTCCCGGCCTGACCTGGCCGACGCTCACCTTCGAAGGCGAGATGTCGATCTATCTCGGCAAGCGCGAGGTGCGGCTGATGCAGTTAGGGGCCGGCCACACCTCGGGCGACATCGTCGCCTGGGTGCCGGATGCCGAGGTGATGTTCTCCGGCGATCTCATCGAATATCACTCGGCCTGCTATTGCGGCGACGCTCACTTGCGCGAATGGCCGCTGACGCTGAACGAGATCCGCAACTTCAATCCGAAGGCGATCGCGCCCGGTCGCGGTGACGCGCTGAAGGGCACGGCCACGGTGCGCGAGGCCATTGCGATGACGCGCGACTTCGTCACCTCGCTCTACGGTGCCGCCGAGATCTCGGTCGCCAAGGGCCGCACGCTGAAGGAATCGATGGCGGCGACCCGCGAAGTGATGGACCCGAAATTTTCCAGCTTCGCCATCTACGAGCACTGCCTGCCGTTCAACGTCTCGCGCGCCTATGACGAGGCGTCGGGGATCGACGACCCCGTGATCTGGACCGATAAGCGCGACCAGGAAATGTGGGCCGCTTTGCAAGGAGGAGGATAGTCATGAACATCAATACCTCGCCTGATCAGATCATCCGCAGCTCGGCGCAGGTCACGCCGGGCTATATGTCCGGCTTCGGCAACAGCTTTGAGACCGAGGCGCTGCCCGGCGCGCTGCCGATCGGGCGCAACTCGCCGCAGCGTTGCGCCTACGGGCTCTATGCCGAGCAGCTTTCCGGCTCGCCCTTCACCGCGCCGCGCGGCACCAACGAGCGCTCCTGGCTCTATCGCATTCGACCCTCGGTGAAGCACTCCGGCCGCTTCGAGAAGGCCGATGCCGGCCTGTGGCGCTCGGCGCCGTGCCATGAATACGACCTGCCGATCGCGCAATTGCGCTGGGACCCGGCGCCGATCCCGAAGGAGGACATGACGTTCCTCCAGGGCGTGCAGACCATGACGACGGCCGGCGACGTCAATACGCAGGCCGGCATGGCCGCGCATGTCTATCTCATCACCAAATCGATGGTTGACCAGCATTTCTACGATGCCGATGGCGAGCTGATGTTCGTGCTCCAGCAGGGCAATTTGCGCATCGTCACCGAGTTCGGCCGCATCGATGCCGAGCCCGGCGAGATCGTGGTGATCCCGCGCGGCGTCAAATTCCGCGTCGAGATTCTGAGCGGCCCTGCGCGCGGCTATCTCTGCGAGAACTACGGCGGCGCCTTTACGCTGCCGGAGCGCGGGCCGATCGGCGCCAACTGCCTCGCCAATGCGCGCGACTTCCTGACGCCGGTTGCGCATTACGAGGACAAGGACACGCCGACCGAGCTGTTCGTGAAATGGGGCGGAGCGCTGTTCAAGACGACGTTGCCGCATTCGCCGATCGATGTCGTGGCGTGGCACGGCAATTACGCGCCCTACAAATACGATTTGCGGACCTTCTCTCCGGTCGGCGCGATCGGCTTCGATCATCCCGATCCCTCGATCTTCACGGTGCTGACCTCGCCGTCGGAGACCGCGGGCACAGCGAATATCGACTTCGTGATCTTCCCCGAGCGCTGGATGGTCGCCGACAATACCTTCCGTCCGCCCTGGTATCACATGAACATCATGAGCGAGTTCATGGGCCTGATCTACGGCGTCTACGACGCCAAGCCGCAGGGCTTCGTCCCCGGCGGCATCTCGCTGCACAATTGCATGCTGCCGCACGGCCCCGACCGCGATGCGTTCGAGCACGCCAGCAACGGCGAATTGAAGCCCGTCAAGCTGACCGGCACCATGGCCTTCATGTTCGAGACCCGCTACCCGCAGCGCGTTACCGCCCACGCCGCGAATGCGTCCACGCTGCAGGACGACTACGCGGATTGCTGGAAGGGTCTGGAGAAGCGGTTCGATCCGAACCGGCCGTGAGGCTTCTTACCCTCCCCTGGAGGGGGAGGGTCGCTACGCATGCAGCGAAGCGGAATGCGTAGCGGGGTGGGGTGACGGTCTTTCCGCAAGCAACACTGCCAGTGTTGAGAGATCACCCCACCCCGTCTCATATTTCGCTGCGCTCCATATGAGCCGACCCTCCCCCTCCAGGGGAGGGTGACACCGTCACCGCTGCGCCACGGGAAACCAATGCCTCACCCCAACGACCCCAGCCTCCGCTCCTTCATCGACGTCGATCCCGCCTCGGACTTCCCGATCCAGAACCTGCCCTATGGCGTGTTCTCCGCGAATGGATTGGCGCCGCGCGTCGGCGTCGCCATTGGCGACTACATCCTTGATCTCTGGGAGCTCGAACAGGATGGCCGCCTGGATGTCGGTCAACCGGGGATATTCGCGGCGGGCAGTCTGAATCCGTTCATGTGGTTGGGCCCGAAGGTTTGGTCGAGCACCCGCGCGCGGATCAGCGAGCTCTTGAGGCATGACAATCCGGAGCTGCGTGACAATGACGAGCTGCGCAAGCTTGCCCTCGTTCCGATGTCACGCGCAAAACTGCATCTGCCGTTCGCGGTCTCCGGCTACACAGACTTCTATTCCTCGAAGGAGCACGCCACCAATGTCGGCGTGATGTTCCGCGGCAAGGACAATGCGCTCCAGCCGAACTGGCTGCACATGCCGATCGCCTATAACGGCCGCGCCTCGACCGTCGTCGTCTCCGGCACCAAGGTGAAGCGGCCGCGCGGACAGCTGAAGCCGCCGAATGTGGATGTGCCCAGTTTCGGACCGTGCAAGCGGCTCGATTTCGAGCTTGAGATGGGCGTCGTGGTCGGCCAGCCCTCAGCCATGGGCGGCATGCTGAGCGAGCAGCAGGCCGAGGAGATGATCTTCGGTTTCGTGCTACTCAACGACTGGAGCGCGCGCGATATTCAGCAATGGGAATATGTGCCGCTGGGGCCGTTCCTCGCCAAGGCGTTCGCGACCTCGATCAGCCCGTGGGTGGTGACGCGCGAGGCGCTGGAGCCGTTCCGCCTGAAAGGGCCGGAGCAGGAGCCGGTGCCGCTCGATTATCTCAAGCAGGGCAAGCCGCAGAACTACGATGTCGAACTCGACGTGTCCCTGCGCGCCGCCGGCGCCAATGCGCCGGCCGGCGTCAGCCGCACCAATTTCAAGTACATGTACTGGTCGTCGGTGCAGCAGCTGATGCACCACGCCTCCAGCGGCTGCGCCATGAATGTCGGCGATCTCCTGGGAAGCGGCACCATCTCCGGCCCGGAGAAGAACCAGCGCGGCAGCTTGCTCGAAATCAGTTGGAACGGCACCGAGCCGGTCGAGCTGCCCGGCGGCGTCAAGCGGTCGTTCCTGGAAGACGGCGACAGTCTGGTGATGCGCGGCTGGTGCCAGGGCAACGGCTATCGCGTTGGCTTTGGTGAGGTCGAGGGGACGATTCTGGCGGCGGAGTGATTGCGGCGCGCTCCGGTCTCGTAGGGTGGGCAAAGCGAAGCGTGCCCACCATATCGATGACGTGGGCACGGCGCTAACGCGCCTTTGCCCCACCCTACGAGATCTATCGCCGATCCGCCGGCACGTCTCTGATCCGCGCGCAATGCGCTGCGACATCGTCCACGCTGTATTTCAAATGCACCCGCTTGTCCGACGGCGCCTGCTTGGTCGTGCACACACCCGGCCGCCATTCCTGCGCGGGACGGATCGGGCGCGGGGCAAAGCCGCCGCCGCAGTTCGGGCAGACGTTGGAGAGCTTTGTCTCGACGCAATCCGCACAGAACGTGCATTCATAGGAGCAGATCCGCGCATCCGTCGCGTCAGGCGGCAGGTCGCGGTCGCAATATTCGCAGTTCGGTCGAAGCTGGAGGGCCATGGCTCGATCTCCCGGATTGGCTCGGATCATCGCAGATGGCGCGCGAAGCGCGAATGGCGCAGTTCCCTCGATTTCAGCCAGCCTTCGAATCCTTCAGCGGGAGCTTTGAGCTTTCCTTGAGACGATCGAGCACGATCGAGGAGCGCACATGCGCCACGCTCTGGTGCGGCATCAAGACGTCGTTGACGAGGTTGGAGAGGCCCTTGAGGTCGCGCAGCACGGCCTTGAGCACGTAGTCGGCATCGCCCGTCAGTGAATAGGCTTCCTGGATTTCGTCGATGCGGTTCACCAGCGTGCGAAACCGCTTGGAATTGTCGGGCGAATGGGTCGCAAGCCCGACCTGGATGAAAGCGACCACGCCGAAGCCGAGCGCGTCGCTGGAGAGATCGGCGTGGTAGCCTGATATCACCTTCTCCTCCTCCAGCCGCATCCGCCGCCGCGAGCATTGCGAGGCCGAGAGCCCTGCGAGATCGGCCAGTTCCTGATTGGTGAGGCGGCCGTCGTCCTGGAGCGCGCCCAGAATCTTGAGATCGAAGGCGTCAACAGAAGTCATGCGTTATTGTCCTGTTTCGTGCACGGATGGTGCATATCATAGCCAAATTGCGGCTCGTTTGCACGCTCATTGCGCGCCCCGTGAAGGATAGTTCATAGCAGCAGCAAATTGGGAGAGCACCATGGGTCCGTTTCCGCACGATGCACCGCCGGCCACCATCACCGCCGACAATCCGATGGGCACCGACGGGTTCGAGTTCGTCGAATACGCGCATCCCAATCCGGAAGAGCTGCACGCGCTGTTCAAGCTGATGGGATACACGCCCGTCGCGCGCCACAAGGCCAAGAAGATCACGGTCTATCGCCAGGGCGATATCAACTACCTCATCAATGAGGAGCCTGGTATGCACGGTTACGACTTCGTCGCCGCGCACGGCCCCTGCGCACCGTCGATGGCGTTCCGGGTGGTCGATGCAAAGGCGGCCTATGACCGTGCGATTTCGCTCGGTGCGGAACCTGCCGATGTGTCATCGGTGCAGAAGACCCTCGACGTGCCCGCGATCAAGGGCATCGGCGGAAGCCTGCTCTATCTCGTCGACCGCTACGGCGCCAAGGGCTCGGCCTATGATGCCGAGTTCGAATGGCTAGGGGCGCGCAATCCGCAGCCCAATGGCGCAGGCCTGTTCTATCTCGACCATCTCACCCACAACGTCCATCGCGGCCGCATGGATGTGTGGACCGGCTTCTACGAAAAGCTGTTCAACTTCCGCCAGATCCGCTTCTTCGACATCGAGGGCCGTGCTTCCGGCCTGTTCTCGCGCGCGCTGACCAGCCCGGACGGCAAGATCCGGATTCCGATCAACGAGGACGCCGGCGATTCCGGCCAGATCGAGGAATATCTGAATATCTATCGCGGCGAAGGCATCCAGCACATCGCCTGCGGCTGCCGCGACATCTACCGCACCATCGAAGGCCTGCGCGAAGCCGGCCTGCCCTTCATGCCGCCGCCGCCAAACACCTATTTCGAGCGGATTGATGCGCGCCTGCCCAAGCACGGCGAGGATGTCGCGCGTCTCCAGAAGAACGGCATCCTGATCGATGGCGAAGGCGTGGTCGACGGTGGCCAGACCAAGGTGCTGCTCCAGATCTTCTCGGCCAATGCGATCGGCCCGATCTTCTTCGAGTTCATCCAGCGCAAGGGCGACGACGGCTTTGGCGAAGGCAACTTCAAGGCCCTGTTCGAGTCGATCGAAGAAGATCAGATCCGGCGCGGGGTGTTGAAGGTGGATGCGGCGTAGGTCGCGACGTTCGCGCCCACTGCCGTAGGGTGGGCAAAGCGAAGCGTGCCCACCACCTTTATCGAATTGCGGGGAGGACGTGGGCACGGCGCTTTGCGCCTTTGCCCACCCTACGCGACCTTTGCCGGCGCTGTATCTATCGCTTCCACGCCTTCATCACTGCGCCGATCTCGGCGCCTTCGGGCTCGCGGACCGCGGAAGGTGTGAGCGAAAACCGCGGCGCGGGCGCGGGCTGCTTGACGCCGTGGCGCTCGACGAAGACGTTGCGGGCGACCATGTGCGGATGTTGCGTGGCTTCCGACATGGTCAGCACCGGCGCGAAGCAGATGTCGGTGCCTTCCATGATCTTGCACCAATCCTCGCGCGTCTTGCTTTTGAACACGGACTTGAGCTTCTCCTTCAGCGCGGGCCAGGCCTTGGGGTTCATCTGCGCGTCGAAATCGGCGTCCGTCAGGCCGGCGTGCTGGCGCAGCAGAGCGTAGAATTGCGGCTCGATCGAGCCGATCGAGACGAAATGTCCGCAGGCGCATTCGTAGACGCCGTAGAAATGCGCCCCGCCATCGAGAAAATTCTGGTTGCGCCCTTCGGTCCAGCGGCCGAGCGTGGTCATGTCGAAGAAGAACGACATCAGCGAGGCCGCGCCGTCGCACATTGCGGCATCGACAACCTGCCCCTTGCCGGACTTTGATGCTTCCAGCAGAGCAGCGAGCACGCCGACGACGAGATAAAGCGCGCCGCCGCCGAAATCGCCGACCAGATTGAGCGGCGGCACCGGCGCCTCCTTCGTGCCGATCGCCGCGAGCGCGCCGGTGATGGAGATGTAGTTGATGTCATGGCCGGCGGCATTGGCGAGCGGGCCTTCCTGGCCCCAGCCGGTCATGCGGCCATAGACCAGCTTTGGGTTGCGCGCGAGCACGACATCGGGACCGAGGCCGAGCCGCTCCATCACGCCGGGCCGAAAGCCCTCGACCAGCGCGTCGGCGCTGGCGAGCAGGTCGAGCACCTCTGCGATCGCCGCCTTGTCCTTGAGGTCGAGTTCGATCACCTTGCGGCCGCGGCCCGCCACCGACTTCATGCTCTTCTTCGCGCCGACGCGGTCGAGCGTGACGACATCGGCACCCATGTCGGCGAGCATCATGCAGGCGAACGGGCCGGGTCCGATGCCGGCGAATTCGACGATGCGGAAGCCGGAGAGCGGGCCGGAGGTGCGGACGGAAGCGGAGGGGGCTGATTTGTCGAGCACGTTTTTGTTTCCTCGGATCCGAGGCGCTGTTGCCGATGGTCGGCAAGCGCCAAGGCGTTCCTCTGTGGGGCGAGTTAATTGGCTGATTAACTTTTCTCGCCTTCACGTCAGCGAGGCAAGCGGTTTTCATGCCGCATGGCCAAAATAAGAACGGCGCGCACCGAAGTGCGCGCCGCGGAAAATTTGCGTCGAGGCGCTATCAGCCGGCAGCGGCCACCGCGCGCTGCGCCATCACCTTGACGAGGTTGGCGCGGTACTCCGCCGTGCCGTGGATGTCGGCGAGCAGATTGCTCGCCGAAATCGTCACGCTGTCGATTGCCGACGGCGACCAGTTCGCCTTCAGCGCGGCTTCGATGGCCGGGACCCGCATCACGCCGCTCTGCGAGGCGCCGGTCGCAGCCACCCGGACTTCGCCCGACTTCGTCTTTGCGACGAACACGCCGGTGAGTGCGAAGCGCGAGGCCGGGTGACGCATCTTCTCGTATCCGGCCTTTTCCGGAACCGGGAACGATACCGCCGTGATGATCTCGCCGTCTTCGAGTGCCGTCGTGAACAGGCCCTGGAAGAAATCCTCCGCCGAGATCGACCGCTTGTTGGTCTTCACCGTGGCGCCGAGCGCGAGCAGCGCGGCGGGATAATCCGCGGCTGGATCGTTGTTGGCGATCGAGCCGCCGATCGTGCCGCGATAGCGCACGGCGGGATCGCCGAGCACCGAGGTGAGATGGGCAATCGCGGGGATCGCCTTCTTCACATCGGCGTTCTGCATGATGTCGTAATAGGTCGTGGCGGCCTTGATAGTCAGCACGTCGCCCGAGAGCTCGACGCCCTGAAGCTCCTTGATCTTGCCGAGGTCGATCACGTCAGAGGGGCTCGCGAGCCGCTGCTTCATGACCGGTAGCAGCGTCTGGCCGCCTGCAAGGAATTTCGCCTCGCTGCTCTTGCCGAACAGGGCGGCGGCCTCGTCGACCGAGGAGGCGCGATGATAAGTGGTCTGATACATCTTGCTCGCTCCCTTTAAGCCGCGTGGATCGTGCGCCACACCCGGTCAGGGGTGGCGGGCATTTCCAGATTGTTCTTGCCGATCGCATCCGTGATCGCGTTGATCACGGCCGCAGAGGCGCCGATCGCGCCGGCCTCACCGCAACCCTTGATGCCCAGGGGATTGCCCGGACACAGCGTCGTGGTGTGGGAGAGGTTGAAGGAGGGCACATCGTCGGCGCGCGGCATGGCGTAGTCCATGAACGAGGCCGTGACCGGCTGGCCGTTGGCATCGTAGATGGCGTGCTCGAGCAGTGCCTGTCCGATGCCTTGAACCAGGCCGCCATGGACCTGGCCCTCGACGATCATCGGATTGATCAGCCGGCCGAAATCGTCGGCCGCGACGAAGTTGACGAAGGAGGTCTTGCCGGTGCCGGGATCGACCTCAAGCTCGCAGATATACGTGCCGGCCGGGAAGGTGAAGTTGGAGGGATCGTAGAAGGCACTCTCCTTCAGCCCGGGCTCCATCCCGTCAGGCAGATTGTGTGCGGTGTAGGCCGCGAGCGCGACCATCGGGAAGGCGATCGCCTTGTCGGTGCCGGCCACCTTGAACTCGCCGTTCTCGATGACGATGTCGCCTTCCGACGCTTCAAGCGCGTGCGCCGCGATCTTCTTCGCCTTGGACTCCATCTTCTCCATGGCCTTCAGGATCGCGGTGAGACCGACGGCTGCCGAGCGCGAGCCGTAGGTGCCCATGCCGAACTGCACCTTGTCGGTGTCGCCATGCACGATCGAGACCTGGCTGATCGGAACGCCCAGGCGCTCCGCGACCAGCTGGCAGAACGTCGTCTCGTGACCCTGGCCATGGCTGTGCGAGCCAGTGAGGATCTCGATGGTGCCGACCGGGTTGACGCGCACTTCTGCCGACTCCCAAAGGCCGACGCCGGCGCCCAGGCTGCCGACCGCCTTGGACGGCGCGATGCCGCAGGCCTCGATATAGCAGGACACGCCGATGCCGCGCAGCTTGCCTTGCGATTTTGCCTGCGCCTTGCGCCCGGCAAAGCCGGCATAGTCGATTGCCTTCATCGCCGCATCGAGCGAGGCGTTAAAGTCGCCGGTGTCATAGGCCATGATCACGGGCGTCTGGTGCGGGAACTGGGTGATGAAGTTGGTCCGGCGAAGCGCGGCCGGATCGACCTTGAGCTGCCGCGCGGCCGTCTCCATCAAACGTTCGATCAGGTAGCTCGCCTCGGGGCGGCCCGCACCGCGATAGGCGTCGACCGGCGTGGTGTTGGTGTAGACCCCGACCACCTCGGCGTGGATCGCCGGGATGTTGTACTGGCCCGACAGCAGCGTCGCGTAGAGATAGGTCGGCACCGACGACGAGAACAGCGACATGTAAGCGCCGAAATTGGCGTAGGTCTTCACCTTCAGCCCGGTGATCTTGTTGTTGGCGTCGAACGCCATCTCGGCATGGGTCACATGGTCGCGGCCATGCGCATCGGTGAGGAAGGCCTCGGTGCGGTCGCCGGTCCATTTCACGGGACGGCCAACCTTCTTCGAGGCCCACAGCGCCACCATCTCCTCGGGATAGATGAAGATCTTGGAGCCGAAGCCGCCGCCGACGTCGGGCGCGATCACGCGCAGCTTGTGCTCGGGGGCGATGTTGTAGAACGCCGACAGCACGAGGCGGGCGACGTGCGGGTTCTGCGAAGTCGTATAGAGCGTGAAGTGCTCTTCCGCCGCGTCGTAGTCCGCGATCGCCGCGCGCGGCTCCATCGCGTTCGGGGCGAGGCGGTTGTTGGTGACGTCGAGCTTGACCACATTGGCGGCCTTGGCGAAGGCGGCATCCGTGGCGCCCTCGTCGCCGATCACCCAGTCGTAGACCTGGTTGCCGGGCGCTTCGGGATGAAGCTGCGGTGCGCCGGCCTTGATCGCGGCCTGGACGTCGGCAACTGCCGGCAGCTCTTCATAGTCCACGACCACGGCTTCGGCGGCATCGCGCGCGAGGTTCTTGCTGTCGGCGATCACGACCGCGACGGCCTGACCGACGAAGCGCACCGTTTCCGGCGCCATCGCCGGCCATGCGCCCATCTTCATCGGGCTGCCGTCCTTGGAGGTGATGGCCCAGCCGCAGATCAGGTTGCCGACCTTGTCGTCGACGATCTCTTGTCCCGTGAGCACCGCGACCACGCCCGGCATCTTCAGCGCGGCGGACGAGTCGATCTTCTTCACCTTGGCGTGCGCGTGCGGGCTTCTGATGAAATGGGCATGGGTCATCCCCTGCAATTTGATGTCGTCGACGTAGCGGCCCTTGCCGGTAATGAAACGCTTGTCTTCCTTGCGCACGACGCGTGCGCCGATCCCTTCAACACCCATGTCTGGTCCTCCCGACCGGAAACTTGTTTTGACCGCGCTTTCCCTCGAAAGCGGCAGCGGTGGTTCTTGTTTCGAGGCGTGCCGCTTACTCGGCCGCCTGCGAGACCTTCATGCGGCCGGACGCATCGAGCACGGCCTTGACGATGTTATGGTAGCCGGTGCAGCGGCAGATATTGCCTTCGAGTTCCTGGCGGACGGTGGCTTCGTCGAGCTGGCCACCATGACGGTGCACGATGTCGATCGCCGACATGATCATGCCCGGGGTGCAATAGCCGCACTGCAGGCCATGATTGTCGCGGAAGGCGGCCTGCATCGGGTGCAGCTCGTCGCCCTTGGCGATGCCTTCGATGGTGGTGACGCTGGCGCCGTCGGCCTGGCCCGCCAGCATGGTGCAGGATTTCACTGCCTTGCCGTCCATGTGCACGACGCAGGCGCCGCACTGGC is from Bradyrhizobium xenonodulans and encodes:
- a CDS encoding xanthine dehydrogenase family protein molybdopterin-binding subunit, whose amino-acid sequence is MGVEGIGARVVRKEDKRFITGKGRYVDDIKLQGMTHAHFIRSPHAHAKVKKIDSSAALKMPGVVAVLTGQEIVDDKVGNLICGWAITSKDGSPMKMGAWPAMAPETVRFVGQAVAVVIADSKNLARDAAEAVVVDYEELPAVADVQAAIKAGAPQLHPEAPGNQVYDWVIGDEGATDAAFAKAANVVKLDVTNNRLAPNAMEPRAAIADYDAAEEHFTLYTTSQNPHVARLVLSAFYNIAPEHKLRVIAPDVGGGFGSKIFIYPEEMVALWASKKVGRPVKWTGDRTEAFLTDAHGRDHVTHAEMAFDANNKITGLKVKTYANFGAYMSLFSSSVPTYLYATLLSGQYNIPAIHAEVVGVYTNTTPVDAYRGAGRPEASYLIERLMETAARQLKVDPAALRRTNFITQFPHQTPVIMAYDTGDFNASLDAAMKAIDYAGFAGRKAQAKSQGKLRGIGVSCYIEACGIAPSKAVGSLGAGVGLWESAEVRVNPVGTIEILTGSHSHGQGHETTFCQLVAERLGVPISQVSIVHGDTDKVQFGMGTYGSRSAAVGLTAILKAMEKMESKAKKIAAHALEASEGDIVIENGEFKVAGTDKAIAFPMVALAAYTAHNLPDGMEPGLKESAFYDPSNFTFPAGTYICELEVDPGTGKTSFVNFVAADDFGRLINPMIVEGQVHGGLVQGIGQALLEHAIYDANGQPVTASFMDYAMPRADDVPSFNLSHTTTLCPGNPLGIKGCGEAGAIGASAAVINAITDAIGKNNLEMPATPDRVWRTIHAA
- a CDS encoding (2Fe-2S)-binding protein; this translates as MSTVKLTVNGKAVAVDVEDRTLLVHLLRDHLNLTGTHVGCDTSQCGACVVHMDGKAVKSCTMLAGQADGASVTTIEGIAKGDELHPMQAAFRDNHGLQCGYCTPGMIMSAIDIVHRHGGQLDEATVRQELEGNICRCTGYHNIVKAVLDASGRMKVSQAAE
- a CDS encoding FAD binding domain-containing protein, producing MYQTTYHRASSVDEAAALFGKSSEAKFLAGGQTLLPVMKQRLASPSDVIDLGKIKELQGVELSGDVLTIKAATTYYDIMQNADVKKAIPAIAHLTSVLGDPAVRYRGTIGGSIANNDPAADYPAALLALGATVKTNKRSISAEDFFQGLFTTALEDGEIITAVSFPVPEKAGYEKMRHPASRFALTGVFVAKTKSGEVRVAATGASQSGVMRVPAIEAALKANWSPSAIDSVTISASNLLADIHGTAEYRANLVKVMAQRAVAAAG
- a CDS encoding CaiB/BaiF CoA transferase family protein, yielding MLDKSAPSASVRTSGPLSGFRIVEFAGIGPGPFACMMLADMGADVVTLDRVGAKKSMKSVAGRGRKVIELDLKDKAAIAEVLDLLASADALVEGFRPGVMERLGLGPDVVLARNPKLVYGRMTGWGQEGPLANAAGHDINYISITGALAAIGTKEAPVPPLNLVGDFGGGALYLVVGVLAALLEASKSGKGQVVDAAMCDGAASLMSFFFDMTTLGRWTEGRNQNFLDGGAHFYGVYECACGHFVSIGSIEPQFYALLRQHAGLTDADFDAQMNPKAWPALKEKLKSVFKSKTREDWCKIMEGTDICFAPVLTMSEATQHPHMVARNVFVERHGVKQPAPAPRFSLTPSAVREPEGAEIGAVMKAWKR